The Paraburkholderia sp. SOS3 genome includes a region encoding these proteins:
- a CDS encoding LysE/ArgO family amino acid transporter: MNWISFSHGAALCASLIVTIGAQNAFVLRQGIMRAHVGKIVLLCALSDFILIGAGVGGASALVSRYPVFIHTLLYVGLAYLTWFGISALRRALRPSGKVLDAQGSDASRVASSTASARETQRTIPIILMTLAFTWLNPHVYLDTFLLIGTAGAREPEGARTAFALGAMAVSAGWFVAIGYGARVLAPLFRRANAWRVLDGAIGGMVLLLALAQFR, from the coding sequence ATGAACTGGATATCTTTTTCTCATGGCGCCGCATTGTGCGCGTCGCTGATCGTGACGATCGGTGCGCAAAACGCATTTGTCCTGCGGCAAGGCATCATGCGCGCGCATGTCGGCAAGATCGTGCTGCTGTGCGCGCTGTCGGACTTTATCCTCATCGGCGCGGGCGTCGGCGGCGCCTCGGCACTGGTCAGCCGCTATCCCGTGTTTATCCACACGCTGCTGTACGTCGGCCTCGCCTATCTCACATGGTTCGGCATCAGCGCGTTGCGCCGCGCGCTACGGCCGAGCGGCAAGGTCCTCGATGCGCAAGGCTCCGACGCGTCGCGGGTTGCGTCTTCGACTGCATCCGCCCGCGAAACGCAGCGCACGATTCCGATTATCTTGATGACGCTCGCGTTCACATGGCTCAATCCGCATGTGTATCTCGACACGTTTCTGCTGATCGGCACGGCCGGCGCACGCGAGCCGGAAGGCGCGCGTACCGCATTCGCGCTCGGTGCAATGGCGGTCAGCGCAGGATGGTTCGTCGCGATTGGTTATGGCGCGCGCGTGCTTGCGCCGCTATTTCGTCGCGCCAACGCATGGCGCGTTCTCGATGGTGCAATCGGCGGGATGGTGTTGTTGCTCGCGCTCGCGCAGTTCCGCTGA